The following are encoded in a window of Thermococcus sp. CX2 genomic DNA:
- a CDS encoding DUF58 domain-containing protein — protein MMPTEKAEEILIALWLIVLFAFLLLRWEMVYLVLPILWLLFIAVFFFKPSLNVEIERIIPHDRFLEGTEVEIRLRIKSHERIPSLKLVEDIPPGLELVEGSREHVLSLKKGEERTLRYKVRIKRGIHEFNWVELSYRDPFGFFKVDKKIELYTEIVGVPIIEDVPTPYSTRGTKITVGPLPSPRVGEGVEFHAIREYQPGDPLKIINWKATARTGKIMANEYESERKVDVVFIVDSSYTGELVFDHLVRAAASLMLDALNNGTSFGLLLAEEVPLWIRVDYGKRHFFKCVDFLSTAKPDKNNLIAYQVEHLIKSRFPARAQLLYFSPLLTEESREALKTMARYGYNVVIISPNPYTALEPKNREEELALKLLNLQRKAMLRKMAAYGIIIDWDVRKPLKSAIAEVMSL, from the coding sequence ATGATGCCCACCGAGAAGGCCGAGGAGATACTGATAGCCCTGTGGCTCATCGTCCTCTTTGCCTTTCTCTTGCTCCGCTGGGAGATGGTTTACCTCGTTCTTCCAATTCTCTGGCTGCTCTTCATAGCCGTTTTCTTCTTCAAGCCCAGCCTGAACGTTGAGATAGAGCGTATCATTCCCCATGATCGCTTTCTAGAGGGCACCGAAGTCGAGATCCGGCTCAGGATAAAGTCCCATGAGAGAATCCCGAGCCTTAAGCTTGTGGAGGACATACCGCCCGGCCTTGAGCTCGTCGAGGGGAGCAGGGAGCACGTGCTCTCCCTAAAGAAGGGCGAGGAGAGAACGCTTAGATATAAGGTCCGTATAAAGCGCGGAATCCACGAGTTCAACTGGGTCGAGCTCAGCTACCGTGACCCCTTTGGCTTCTTCAAGGTTGATAAGAAGATTGAGCTCTACACGGAAATCGTTGGTGTCCCAATAATCGAGGACGTCCCCACCCCATACTCCACAAGGGGAACGAAGATAACCGTCGGTCCACTGCCGTCGCCAAGGGTCGGCGAAGGTGTCGAGTTCCACGCGATAAGGGAGTACCAGCCCGGTGACCCGCTCAAGATAATCAACTGGAAGGCCACTGCGAGGACTGGAAAGATAATGGCCAACGAGTACGAGAGTGAGAGGAAGGTGGACGTCGTCTTCATCGTCGATTCCTCCTACACGGGAGAGCTCGTCTTTGACCATCTCGTCCGCGCTGCTGCCTCGCTCATGCTCGACGCCCTTAACAACGGCACGAGCTTCGGTTTGCTACTGGCTGAAGAAGTCCCCCTCTGGATCAGGGTGGACTACGGAAAGAGGCACTTCTTCAAGTGCGTTGACTTTCTCAGCACAGCAAAGCCGGACAAGAACAACCTGATTGCCTACCAGGTTGAGCATCTCATAAAGTCCCGCTTCCCGGCGAGGGCTCAGCTGCTATACTTCTCGCCCCTTCTGACGGAAGAGAGCAGGGAGGCGCTTAAAACCATGGCGAGGTACGGCTACAACGTTGTTATCATAAGTCCCAACCCATACACTGCCCTCGAGCCGAAGAACAGGGAGGAGGAGCTGGCGTTAAAGCTCTTAAACCTGCAGAGAAAGGCCATGCTGAGGAAGATGGCAGCCTATGGAATAATAATCGACTGGGACGTCAGGAAGCCCCTCAAGTCAGCGATAGCAGAGGTGATGAGCCTATGA
- a CDS encoding MoxR family ATPase encodes MKVEEVSLKGNLVLEEVKKAIVGKDEVLKLILTTILADGHILLEDLPGLAKTLMAKSFAKALGVDFKRVQFTPDLLPSDILGVSVFNQKTLEFEFKKGPIFTNILLADEINRAPPKTQSALLEAMQERQVTVEGKTYELPKPFIVIATQNPIEQEGTYPLPEAQLDRFLVRLRVGYPSRGEEIEILRRRMARKKEEVDINSILTPEDVVKMQRAIEDVYVSDAILEYITDIVIATREDRKEIEVGASPRGSLALLKLSRAYAALEGRDYVIPDDVKAIAVPALSHRLILKRELWYTKVSQESIMEKLLERVPVPKFE; translated from the coding sequence ATGAAGGTAGAAGAGGTAAGCCTGAAGGGTAATCTGGTCTTGGAAGAGGTCAAGAAGGCCATAGTAGGAAAGGACGAGGTGCTCAAGTTAATCCTGACGACCATCTTAGCCGACGGCCACATACTGCTCGAGGATCTTCCGGGTCTCGCAAAGACCCTGATGGCGAAGAGCTTCGCCAAGGCTTTGGGTGTTGACTTCAAGCGCGTCCAGTTCACTCCAGACCTGCTTCCGAGTGACATTCTTGGCGTGAGCGTCTTCAACCAGAAAACGCTCGAGTTCGAGTTCAAGAAGGGGCCGATATTCACCAACATCCTCCTCGCTGACGAGATAAACCGTGCCCCTCCAAAGACCCAGAGTGCACTCCTTGAGGCAATGCAGGAGAGACAGGTCACAGTGGAGGGTAAGACCTACGAGCTGCCCAAGCCCTTCATAGTTATAGCCACCCAGAACCCAATAGAGCAGGAGGGAACCTACCCGCTCCCAGAGGCCCAGCTCGACAGGTTCTTGGTCAGGCTCCGCGTTGGCTACCCTAGCAGGGGAGAGGAAATAGAGATACTCCGCAGGAGAATGGCAAGGAAGAAGGAGGAGGTGGACATAAATTCCATCCTTACTCCCGAGGATGTCGTGAAGATGCAGAGGGCAATCGAGGATGTCTACGTCAGCGACGCCATCCTTGAGTACATAACGGACATCGTCATCGCCACCCGGGAGGACAGAAAGGAGATAGAGGTCGGTGCCTCCCCGAGGGGAAGCCTTGCTCTCCTCAAGCTCTCCCGCGCCTATGCCGCACTCGAGGGCAGGGACTACGTGATTCCAGATGATGTTAAAGCGATAGCCGTTCCTGCCCTGAGCCACAGGCTCATCCTCAAGCGCGAGCTCTGGTATACTAAGGTCAGCCAGGAGAGCATCATGGAGAAGCTCCTTGAGCGCGTTCCCGTTCCCAAGTTCGAGTGA
- a CDS encoding type II secretion system F family protein gives MPRGISSISTKLVEKLLPEKWLKRYEVLVYSAGINFLAAEYLVVSFLVGIIVALIVDMFFTAAYAAVAFLALFFGMAFGYPHWKINKRIEEMERMLPDAFFYLASSLKAGISFSEALEELTTTKLGALTEEFKKTVAEIKKGRSTADALRAFAVRNKKSTVIYRSIMIIIEALERGAPMSDVLVFVGNDVREILRIKQERKASTGMQVMFFIITSGAIGPLILGIVSQVMKAMSIGEVTFPIDAIQTILLGFVILQAIVSGLGIGVIREGKFSAGLKYSLLLVVMGVAVFKGASSFQLGGF, from the coding sequence ATGCCCCGAGGTATATCTTCAATTTCAACTAAACTCGTTGAAAAGCTTCTTCCAGAGAAGTGGCTGAAGCGTTATGAGGTGCTCGTATACTCCGCTGGAATAAACTTCCTAGCTGCTGAGTACCTCGTTGTTTCGTTTCTTGTTGGGATAATCGTTGCCCTCATAGTTGACATGTTCTTCACCGCAGCATACGCGGCCGTTGCGTTTTTGGCGCTGTTTTTTGGAATGGCGTTTGGCTACCCCCACTGGAAGATAAACAAGCGCATTGAAGAAATGGAGAGGATGCTTCCAGATGCCTTCTTCTATCTTGCCAGCTCTTTGAAGGCTGGTATATCCTTCTCTGAGGCCCTTGAAGAGCTTACCACTACCAAACTCGGGGCACTAACTGAGGAATTCAAAAAGACAGTGGCAGAGATAAAGAAGGGCCGCTCCACGGCCGACGCCCTCAGGGCCTTTGCCGTAAGGAACAAGAAGTCCACGGTTATATACAGATCCATAATGATTATAATTGAGGCCCTTGAAAGGGGTGCCCCGATGAGCGATGTCTTGGTCTTTGTTGGAAACGACGTCAGGGAAATACTCAGAATCAAGCAAGAGCGCAAGGCATCAACTGGCATGCAGGTGATGTTTTTCATAATTACCAGTGGAGCGATAGGCCCGTTGATCCTTGGAATAGTTTCGCAGGTAATGAAAGCCATGAGCATTGGGGAGGTCACATTTCCAATAGATGCTATACAAACGATACTGCTTGGATTTGTCATCCTTCAGGCGATAGTTTCCGGCCTGGGAATAGGCGTCATAAGAGAAGGAAAGTTTTCAGCAGGCCTGAAGTACAGCCTGCTGCTCGTGGTCATGGGTGTTGCGGTCTTCAAGGGAGCTTCAAGCTTCCAGCTCGGAGGTTTCTGA
- a CDS encoding carbohydrate kinase family protein, with the protein MMMNLVVLGHVSIDHLRFPGKEEILLPGGAATAVATSAALAGAKVGLVTKVGEDFPREWLEKLSLILDVRGVQVLPGRTIHIYMIYHEDGSVDAPVDMGVAQAMGETPIPEEYLKAELFHIAPIPPEEQLKAIKRLEGKRISLDFNPTYMEDYERKTELMKEIVSRVEVIFPNEREALTITKAETVEEAARTLHDWGAKLVVITRGERGVLIYDGTFKEFPALPISPEEIVDPTGAGDAFAGGFLARYSKGAPLEECVRTGLERAREILKKMGSWSIEV; encoded by the coding sequence ATGATGATGAACCTCGTCGTGCTCGGTCATGTCTCAATAGATCATCTCAGGTTTCCAGGCAAGGAGGAGATACTCCTTCCAGGAGGAGCCGCAACGGCAGTGGCGACTTCCGCGGCCTTAGCAGGGGCTAAGGTAGGCCTCGTTACCAAGGTGGGAGAGGATTTCCCGAGGGAGTGGCTGGAGAAGCTCTCATTGATCCTCGACGTTAGAGGCGTTCAGGTTCTCCCTGGAAGGACAATACACATCTACATGATATACCACGAGGACGGAAGCGTGGATGCACCCGTTGACATGGGAGTTGCCCAGGCCATGGGGGAAACGCCCATTCCCGAGGAATACCTCAAAGCCGAACTCTTCCACATAGCCCCCATTCCCCCAGAGGAGCAGCTAAAAGCCATCAAAAGGCTCGAAGGGAAAAGGATAAGCCTCGACTTCAACCCGACCTACATGGAAGACTACGAGAGGAAAACCGAACTTATGAAGGAGATAGTCTCGCGCGTTGAGGTTATCTTCCCCAACGAGAGGGAGGCGTTAACGATAACGAAAGCCGAGACCGTGGAGGAAGCCGCGAGGACTCTCCACGACTGGGGCGCGAAGCTGGTGGTCATCACAAGGGGCGAGAGGGGAGTTTTAATCTACGACGGAACCTTCAAAGAGTTCCCAGCACTCCCAATAAGCCCCGAGGAGATCGTGGATCCGACCGGGGCTGGAGATGCATTCGCGGGCGGCTTCCTGGCGAGATACTCGAAGGGAGCACCGCTCGAGGAGTGTGTTAGAACGGGTCTTGAGAGAGCCCGCGAGATCCTCAAAAAGATGGGGAGCTGGAGCATAGAGGTTTAG
- a CDS encoding peptidylprolyl isomerase yields the protein MKVEVGDFVVFNYIGRFEDGEIFDTSYEDVAKENGIYVEDREYGPLGVNVGVGEIIPGLDEALIGMEIGEKKTITIPPEKGYGMPNPELIIEVPITEFSNVGIEPIQGMYVMTDSGIAKIAKVGEENVTLDFNHPLAGKTLIFEVEIVDIQKAEESETSELEA from the coding sequence ATGAAAGTAGAAGTTGGAGATTTTGTAGTGTTTAATTATATCGGAAGGTTTGAGGATGGAGAGATTTTTGACACGAGTTACGAGGACGTTGCAAAGGAAAATGGAATATATGTCGAGGACAGGGAATATGGACCCCTCGGCGTTAACGTTGGCGTCGGTGAGATAATTCCCGGCCTCGATGAGGCCCTTATCGGAATGGAAATCGGAGAAAAGAAAACCATCACGATACCGCCTGAGAAGGGCTACGGGATGCCGAACCCTGAACTTATCATAGAGGTGCCGATAACCGAGTTCTCAAACGTGGGCATAGAACCAATTCAGGGAATGTATGTTATGACCGACTCGGGGATCGCCAAGATAGCAAAGGTCGGCGAAGAGAACGTTACGCTCGACTTCAACCACCCGCTCGCGGGCAAAACCCTCATCTTTGAGGTCGAGATCGTGGACATACAAAAGGCGGAGGAATCAGAAACCTCCGAGCTGGAAGCTTGA
- a CDS encoding CpaF family protein has protein sequence MLGEKKKKKGLSWIDEILNEEDDLLEHVLRGNKKEKKDEEESPSFIKEGGGVDLGEILSTPTPEEAVENRPTGAEVLGEILAKETPPEKPKPLEKAKPKVPSTLQDILGASVRIEESAYAGRAKVLDAYGNVRILKVKGEAVPIYEIKLPKLSREEEELLRQVRERAITELQIDPTAFPDLEERRRVFMNAVRRMIREVAPHFSEGRIDILAEIIVQSMIGYGKLDPLVRDDNLEEIMVIGTNRPVYVWHRRFNMCKTNIVFPTDKEILNIIERIAREVGRRIDQQSPLLDARLPDGSRVNATIPPISLDGPTITIRKFKKDPLTIIDLIKYGTMNSDIAALLWIFVDGLGVKPANVLVAGGTGSGKTTTLNSLGMFIPPSERVITIEDTAELQLPVEHWVRLETRPPNLEGRGEVTMDDLVKNTLRMRPDRIIVGEVRGPEARTMFTAMNTGHDGCMGTIHSNSARETIIRLESPPMNVPRIMIPALDIIIMQVRFHSRKKGTLRRITEIAEVSGIEGESVQLNKLYKYDPAKDDLVPTGVPSRTLNDLAHHTGMSISELELEKEKRKIILDWMIEKGIRSIEKVGYYIRQFYIDEEALFKKIEADSSVETSRQIRNLI, from the coding sequence GTGCTGGGGGAGAAAAAGAAGAAGAAAGGCCTCTCATGGATAGATGAGATACTTAACGAGGAGGATGATCTCCTAGAACACGTTCTTAGGGGAAATAAGAAAGAAAAAAAAGATGAGGAAGAATCTCCCTCATTTATTAAGGAAGGGGGAGGAGTGGACTTAGGAGAGATTCTCAGTACCCCCACTCCGGAGGAAGCAGTAGAAAATAGGCCAACCGGCGCCGAAGTTTTGGGTGAGATACTGGCCAAAGAGACTCCACCAGAGAAACCCAAGCCCCTAGAGAAAGCAAAACCTAAGGTTCCGTCGACCCTTCAGGATATACTAGGGGCATCGGTCCGTATTGAAGAGAGCGCCTATGCAGGAAGGGCTAAAGTCCTTGACGCCTACGGTAACGTTCGTATCCTCAAGGTTAAGGGTGAAGCTGTCCCAATATATGAGATAAAGCTGCCCAAACTAAGTCGTGAGGAAGAAGAGCTTCTCAGGCAGGTAAGGGAAAGGGCCATAACTGAGCTTCAGATAGACCCCACAGCATTCCCAGACCTCGAAGAGCGCCGGCGGGTATTCATGAACGCCGTTAGGAGGATGATAAGGGAGGTGGCACCCCACTTCTCGGAGGGCAGGATAGATATACTCGCAGAAATAATTGTCCAGTCGATGATAGGCTACGGCAAGCTCGATCCCCTCGTTCGCGACGACAACCTTGAGGAGATAATGGTAATCGGAACCAACAGACCCGTTTACGTCTGGCACAGGCGTTTCAACATGTGTAAGACCAACATCGTGTTCCCCACAGACAAGGAGATACTCAACATAATCGAACGCATTGCTAGGGAGGTTGGTAGGAGAATAGATCAGCAGAGCCCGCTTCTCGATGCCCGTCTGCCCGATGGTAGCCGTGTGAACGCTACCATACCTCCCATAAGTCTCGATGGTCCGACCATAACCATCCGTAAGTTCAAGAAAGATCCACTCACGATCATCGACCTCATTAAGTACGGAACTATGAACTCGGACATAGCGGCCCTCCTCTGGATATTCGTCGATGGTCTCGGTGTTAAGCCAGCCAACGTCCTTGTCGCCGGTGGAACCGGTTCAGGTAAGACCACAACATTGAACTCACTTGGCATGTTCATTCCACCAAGCGAGCGCGTCATCACGATCGAAGACACTGCTGAACTTCAGCTCCCGGTTGAGCACTGGGTCAGGCTTGAGACCAGACCACCGAACCTCGAGGGCAGGGGAGAGGTAACAATGGATGACCTCGTCAAGAACACCCTTCGTATGCGTCCAGACAGGATTATCGTCGGTGAGGTTCGTGGTCCCGAAGCAAGAACTATGTTTACTGCAATGAACACGGGTCATGATGGATGTATGGGAACCATCCACTCCAACTCCGCGAGGGAAACCATAATACGTCTGGAAAGTCCTCCGATGAACGTTCCGAGGATCATGATTCCAGCCCTCGACATAATCATAATGCAGGTTAGGTTCCACAGCAGGAAGAAGGGAACCCTCAGGAGAATTACTGAGATAGCCGAGGTCTCTGGTATCGAAGGAGAAAGCGTTCAGCTCAACAAGCTCTACAAGTACGACCCCGCAAAGGACGACCTCGTCCCAACTGGGGTTCCGAGCAGGACTCTGAACGACTTGGCCCACCATACCGGAATGAGCATATCCGAGCTGGAGTTGGAGAAAGAGAAGAGGAAGATAATCCTTGACTGGATGATTGAAAAAGGCATCAGGAGCATTGAGAAGGTAGGGTACTACATAAGGCAGTTTTACATTGACGAAGAAGCTCTGTTCAAGAAGATCGAAGCCGATAGTAGCGTCGAAACCAGCAGGCAGATTAGGAATCTGATTTAG
- a CDS encoding type II secretion system F family protein, translated as MGIVRAFTDFLERLGGKTIEVAEKPIRRVPEGKSVQERLRALKQLQKELEMEREFVETEEEIEEILEWRKQEIRNPFSERLAEAVLRYFKGPVESLTNSLKGLDQDLYRANILMPKDKYVALMLSVAVFAGIFGFLFAYLLYMPIGTSLLVGLLGFVGGFIYMRQYPKMAWKRRVVEVERAMPYALRHMASLLSAGVGISEAILSVARANYGVISEEFELIIRDMRTGSSFEEALSKFDEKMGSETVSRVVKQILRAVKFGGNLSEILYKLAEDFAFEYRMKLVEYVQKVNGIAFIYMFMTIVMPTMFVVGILAGSVMAQALIMPLETLAVILLFAFPALSFIIVNMIKKGEPR; from the coding sequence GTGGGCATTGTTAGGGCTTTCACTGACTTTCTGGAAAGGCTGGGCGGAAAGACCATAGAGGTTGCGGAGAAGCCCATTAGAAGGGTTCCCGAGGGAAAGAGCGTTCAGGAACGATTGAGGGCACTCAAACAGCTTCAAAAAGAACTTGAAATGGAGAGAGAATTCGTAGAGACGGAGGAAGAAATAGAAGAAATCCTCGAGTGGAGAAAGCAGGAAATTCGGAATCCCTTCTCGGAGAGACTCGCAGAGGCTGTGCTCCGCTATTTCAAGGGTCCAGTTGAATCTCTTACCAACTCCCTCAAGGGCCTGGATCAGGATCTCTACCGCGCCAACATTCTTATGCCCAAGGATAAGTATGTCGCCCTCATGCTCAGTGTTGCGGTATTCGCGGGAATATTCGGATTTCTCTTCGCGTACCTCTTGTACATGCCGATAGGTACTTCCCTACTGGTGGGTCTCTTGGGTTTTGTCGGAGGATTCATATACATGAGGCAGTATCCAAAAATGGCCTGGAAGCGCAGGGTAGTTGAGGTTGAGAGGGCAATGCCGTACGCGCTCAGGCACATGGCTTCCCTCCTGAGTGCTGGTGTTGGCATCTCCGAAGCGATACTCTCCGTTGCCCGTGCCAATTACGGTGTTATCTCTGAAGAGTTTGAGCTTATAATCAGGGATATGAGAACCGGCTCCTCTTTTGAGGAGGCACTTTCAAAGTTCGATGAGAAGATGGGTTCGGAAACCGTTAGTAGAGTTGTCAAGCAGATACTGAGGGCTGTAAAGTTCGGTGGAAACCTCTCGGAGATCCTGTACAAGCTGGCCGAGGATTTTGCCTTTGAGTACAGAATGAAGCTGGTAGAGTACGTCCAGAAGGTCAACGGTATAGCGTTCATTTATATGTTCATGACGATAGTTATGCCGACGATGTTCGTCGTTGGAATACTGGCGGGCTCGGTGATGGCTCAGGCTCTCATAATGCCGCTAGAAACCCTTGCGGTGATTCTGCTGTTCGCATTCCCAGCACTGTCTTTCATAATAGTTAACATGATTAAGAAGGGAGAGCCGAGGTGA
- a CDS encoding carboxypeptidase M32 has protein sequence MEEVFQNETIKQILAKYRRIWAISHAQSVLGWDMEVNMPREGILERSVAQGELSVLSQEFLLRPDFVELVEKAKGIEDLNEYERGVVRVLDRSIRISKSFPPEFLREMSEVTSQATKAWEEAKRTNDYSKFEPWLDRIIDLAKRAADYLGYEDEPYDALLDLFEEGTTTRDVERMFKKLEKELKPLLEKIMEEGKVPQSHPLEKEKYEREQMERVNLWILEKFGFPLGVRSRLDVSAHPFTTEFGIRDVRITTRYEGYDFRRTILSTVHEFGHALYELQQDERFMFSPIAGGVSLGIHESQSRFWENVIGRSREFAELIHPVLKENLPFMATYTPEDVYLYFNMVRPDFIRTESDVVTYNFHILLRFKLERMMLNEGVKAKDLPELWNEEMERLLGIRPKNYTEGILQDIHWAHGTVGYFPTYSIGTLLSAQIYYHMKRDIPDFEEKVARAEFEPIKAWLREKIHRWGSIYPPKELLKKAIGEELNPDYFVRWVKERYL, from the coding sequence ATGGAGGAAGTCTTCCAGAACGAAACCATCAAGCAGATTCTCGCCAAGTACAGGCGCATCTGGGCCATTAGCCACGCCCAGAGCGTTCTCGGCTGGGACATGGAGGTTAACATGCCGAGGGAGGGCATACTCGAGCGCTCCGTTGCCCAGGGTGAGCTTTCCGTTCTTAGCCAGGAGTTCCTTCTAAGGCCTGACTTTGTCGAGCTCGTCGAGAAGGCGAAGGGAATCGAAGACCTCAACGAGTACGAGCGCGGCGTCGTTCGCGTCCTCGACCGCTCAATCAGGATAAGCAAGTCCTTCCCACCCGAGTTCCTCAGGGAGATGAGCGAGGTAACGAGCCAGGCAACGAAAGCATGGGAAGAGGCTAAAAGAACCAACGACTACTCCAAGTTCGAGCCCTGGCTCGACAGAATCATAGACCTCGCCAAGAGGGCCGCTGACTACCTAGGCTACGAGGACGAGCCCTACGATGCCCTGCTCGACCTCTTTGAGGAGGGGACAACCACCAGAGACGTCGAAAGGATGTTCAAAAAGCTGGAGAAGGAGCTTAAGCCGCTCCTCGAAAAGATAATGGAGGAGGGAAAGGTCCCGCAGAGCCACCCGCTCGAAAAGGAGAAGTACGAGAGGGAGCAAATGGAGCGCGTTAACCTCTGGATTTTAGAGAAGTTCGGCTTCCCGCTCGGCGTCCGCTCAAGGCTTGACGTCTCTGCCCATCCGTTCACCACGGAGTTTGGCATAAGGGACGTCAGGATAACGACCAGATACGAGGGCTACGACTTCAGGAGGACCATACTGAGCACTGTCCACGAGTTCGGTCATGCCCTCTACGAGCTCCAGCAGGATGAGCGCTTCATGTTCAGCCCAATCGCTGGAGGCGTCTCCCTTGGAATCCACGAGAGCCAGAGTAGGTTCTGGGAGAACGTAATCGGAAGGAGCAGGGAGTTCGCCGAGCTGATTCATCCCGTGCTCAAGGAGAACCTGCCCTTCATGGCCACCTACACGCCTGAGGATGTTTACCTCTACTTCAACATGGTCAGGCCGGACTTCATCAGGACCGAGTCCGACGTTGTAACCTACAACTTCCACATACTCCTTCGCTTCAAGCTCGAGAGGATGATGCTCAACGAGGGCGTCAAGGCGAAAGACCTCCCAGAGCTCTGGAACGAGGAGATGGAGAGGCTCCTTGGCATAAGGCCCAAGAATTACACCGAGGGAATACTTCAGGACATCCACTGGGCCCACGGCACTGTCGGCTACTTCCCAACTTACAGCATCGGAACGCTCCTTTCAGCGCAGATATACTACCACATGAAGAGGGACATTCCGGACTTCGAGGAGAAGGTTGCCAGAGCCGAGTTCGAGCCCATCAAGGCCTGGCTGAGGGAGAAGATACACCGCTGGGGCAGCATCTACCCACCGAAGGAGCTCTTAAAGAAGGCCATCGGCGAGGAGCTGAACCCGGACTACTTCGTCCGCTGGGTGAAGGAGAGGTACCTATGA
- a CDS encoding DUF4129 domain-containing protein, producing the protein MSTRVKFLALFGLLFSLMTLMLNYGATTSEVSKGNEAKFTGILLVLLALVGLIIIIEVFLSWRDIPQKRKDLYRFNEALYYILWALSAVGVVFISYGIENMRIQPLPINASNNTSSVGTATAPAPVYHNSTLTPGNEMFPTTFALYLALLVALAGFLYFTLVYYREALKKRKRKEMKLRAELFDKKLDELGLDMFSDSREAVVGIYKNAVLWLEVLGIPYKESWTHWEHAERVRYMHDAFVELTRLFEKAKYAPEKVTWDDAKRALDVYRKMRGGLSEAQ; encoded by the coding sequence ATGTCCACCAGGGTAAAATTTCTAGCTCTCTTTGGACTGCTGTTTTCATTGATGACCCTTATGCTCAACTACGGCGCTACGACCTCTGAGGTTTCTAAGGGGAATGAGGCCAAATTTACAGGCATCCTCCTCGTTCTTCTTGCACTGGTGGGCCTTATAATTATCATTGAGGTTTTCTTGAGCTGGAGGGATATTCCCCAGAAGAGAAAGGACCTGTACCGCTTTAATGAAGCTCTTTACTATATCCTCTGGGCACTGAGCGCGGTTGGGGTCGTCTTTATATCCTACGGCATCGAAAACATGAGGATTCAGCCCCTTCCAATCAACGCATCCAACAACACCTCCTCAGTAGGAACAGCCACCGCTCCAGCACCGGTTTACCACAACTCAACCCTTACCCCCGGAAACGAGATGTTTCCCACGACGTTTGCCCTCTATCTTGCACTGCTGGTTGCCCTCGCTGGCTTTCTCTACTTCACACTGGTTTACTACCGTGAGGCCCTCAAGAAGAGGAAGAGGAAAGAGATGAAGCTCAGAGCGGAGCTGTTCGATAAAAAGCTCGACGAGCTCGGCCTTGACATGTTCAGCGACTCGAGGGAGGCTGTTGTTGGCATATACAAGAACGCCGTCCTCTGGCTTGAGGTTCTGGGTATTCCTTACAAGGAGAGCTGGACTCACTGGGAGCATGCCGAGCGCGTTAGGTACATGCACGACGCCTTCGTCGAGCTCACGAGGCTCTTCGAAAAGGCCAAGTACGCTCCGGAGAAGGTAACCTGGGACGATGCAAAAAGAGCGCTTGATGTTTACAGGAAGATGAGGGGTGGACTGAGTGAGGCTCAATAA
- a CDS encoding DUF2118 family protein, with the protein MERMPKLYVEVPKEGCIENNKASRDCLIIMDKVEVWLRKGESVPEFVDIEKAKFLAKEVYDRFYLYVDRLEGRMEVDAVLVLPDGRTRIYLKKGDELLLLPVEGFSKTLIANVGNRVRTGDAFAAVTTKKGEVHYLKPPKTGTVVFIDEITNRPHYVYYILPEE; encoded by the coding sequence ATGGAGAGGATGCCAAAGCTTTACGTTGAAGTCCCCAAGGAGGGGTGTATCGAAAACAACAAGGCTTCGAGGGACTGCCTCATCATCATGGACAAGGTTGAGGTATGGCTGAGGAAGGGTGAGAGCGTTCCAGAGTTCGTCGACATCGAGAAGGCCAAGTTCCTCGCCAAGGAAGTCTACGACAGGTTCTACCTTTACGTGGACAGGCTCGAGGGCAGGATGGAGGTAGATGCCGTTCTCGTCCTTCCCGATGGCAGGACGAGGATATATCTGAAGAAAGGTGACGAGCTACTTCTGCTTCCCGTTGAGGGGTTCAGCAAAACGCTGATAGCCAACGTGGGCAATCGTGTTAGAACGGGCGATGCCTTCGCAGCGGTAACGACGAAGAAAGGCGAAGTCCACTACCTCAAGCCCCCCAAGACCGGAACGGTCGTCTTTATCGACGAGATAACCAATAGACCGCACTACGTCTACTACATTCTGCCCGAGGAGTAG